One uncultured Flavobacterium sp. genomic window, GTAATGGCTACTACAAAGAATTTAAGTACTGGTTCTTCACGAACTTTATCCCAAGCACCTCTTAATGTAAGAAGTCCGTTGATCATACCTCCCCAAGATGGAGCAATAAGCATTATTGAAAAAGCAACACCTAAATTTTGAGCCCAGTTTGGTAAAGCAGAATATAATAAATGGTGTGGTCCTGCCCAGATATAAATAAAAATCAACGACCAAAAGTGAATGATTGATAAACGATAAGAATAAACAGGTCGGTTAGCTATTTTTGGAACAAAATAATACATTAATCCTAAAAATGGAGTCGTTAAGAAAAATGCCACTGCATTGTGACCGTACCACCATTGTACTAATGCATCCTGAACTCCTGCATAAACAGAATAACTTTTTAAAGCTGAAACTGGTAATTCAATATTATTAAAAATATGCAAAACGGCAACTGTAACAAATGTCGCCAGATAAAACCAGATTGCAACGTATAAATGACGCTCTCTACGACGCAACATTGTACCAATCATATTGATACCCATCACAACCCAAATAATTGCGATAGCAATATCAATTGGCCATTCTAATTCGGCATATTCTTTTGAAGAGGTATAACCTAAAGGTAGTGTTATAGCGGCCGCAACAATAATAAGCTGCCAGCCCCAAAAATGTAAGTTACTTAAAAAATCACTAAACATTCTGGCTTTTAGCAATCGCTGCATCGAATAATACATACCCGCAAAAAAGGCATTTCCAACAAAGGCAAAAATAACAGCATTGGTGTGTAATGGTCTTAATCGACCGTAACTAAGCCATGAAATCCCATCTGTCATGTTGGGAAAAAGGTACATAACCGCTAAGGTTAGTCCCACTAACATACCTACTACTCCAAAAAGGATAGTGGCATAAATGAATTTTTTTACAATTTTGTTATCGTAATAAAACTGTTCCATTTCCATAATTATACTTGTTTTTCTTCGGTTGGTGAATTATTATTCTGTGGGGTAATTTTGATTTCATCGTCAAAAAGCATTCTGACGGAAGGAGTATAATCGTCATCGTACTGTCCGGATTTGACAGCTACAATAAAAGCAATAAAGAAGCCTATTGCAACGAAAATACTTACTGAAATTAATAGATAAATAACACTCATACCATAAATTTATATTAACAAAATTAGCGGGTGACAGGCGTATAAAATATGATAATTATCATACTAGAAGAGATTTACTAAATGTAGGAAAAATAATCTCTGATTTATTTATAATTATTTTAAATTACTATTACTGAAATAGTTAGACATTAAAGTCACAAAACTTACTATTGTAATTGTACTTAAAGGCATGATAATCGCGGCAACTAAAGGAAGCAGATTTCCTGAAATAGCAAAAGAAAGTCCTACTATATTATAGAGTAATGATAAAACAAAACTCATTTTTATTATTGTAATTGACTTTTCAGATAATTTTAAAAAATAATCAAGACGCGAAAACTCGCTCGCTGCTAAAATCGCATCACAGGCCGGAGAAAATACATTGACATTTTCAGAAATAGAGATTCCAACATTACTTTGTGCTAAAGCACCGGCATCGTTTAAACCATCTCCAACCATCATTACATTTTTACCGCTTTCTTGCAGTTTTTTGATAAACTCCAATTTCTGCTCTGGTTTTTGATTAAAAATCAACTCTGTATTTTTAGGTAAAATAGACTCCAAATTAGTTCTTTCTCCATCATTATCTCCTGAAAGCACTTTTATTTGATATTCCTTACTTAATGTCAGGAATAATTTTTCTAAGCCTTCTCGATATTGATTCTGGAATGTAAATTTCCCATAATAAGTATCATTGATTCTAATATGCAGACCTGTTTTTTCGATTTCTGAAAGATCCGAGATTGGACTGTCTACAAATTCCGCAGATCCAATTTTGATTGTTTTATTCTCAACAGAAGCCTGAATTCCTTTTCCGGTTACCTCCTGAAAATCATCGATTATAAGTCTTTTTGATTCTGGCAGAAAATCATATAACATTCGGCTTAAAGGATGATTAGAGCCACGAAGAACATTTTTAATAAGCATAAAATCGTCGTCGCTCAATTTATCACCTTCGTATAGGATATTAGATTTTTTGTTGGTTGTAATTGTTCCGGTTTTATCGAAGACTATGGTATCGACTTTGGCTAATTGTTCGATTACTAATGCATTTTTGAGATACATTTTTTGTTTGCCCATTATTCGAAGAATATTACCAAAGGTAAAAGGCGCCGTAAGCGCGAGCGCACAAGGACAAGCCACAATTAAAACTGCTGTAAAAACATTGAAAGCGGTATTGGCATCGATAAATATCCAGTAGCCAAATCCTCCAAAAGCAATTAATAATAATATAGGTGTAAAATAGCGGCTAATTGCATCCGTTATCGTTTTGTGTTTCTGGAATACCTTTTTCTGAAAAATTTCATTGCTCCATAATTGTGTCAGATAACTTTGCGAAACGGAATGTAAAACCTCCATTTCTACAACTTTACCAATTTGCTTTCCTCCGGCAAATACTTTATCACCAGATTTTTTTGTTATAGGAACTGCTTCTCCAGTTACAAAACTATAATCAATTTCGGCACTTTCGCTTATTAAAATACCATCAACCGGAATTAATTCCTGATTTCTAATTAATAATCTGTTGCCTTTTAAAATATCATAAATAGGCACACTTTCTTCAGATGTGTCAGCGTTGATTCGGGTAACGGCAATTGGAAAATAGGATTTAAAATCTCTCTCAAAACTTAAAAAACTATAGGTTTTTATTTGAAACATTTTTCCGAGTAACATAAAGAAAACTAATCCCGT contains:
- the ccoS gene encoding cbb3-type cytochrome oxidase assembly protein CcoS, with product MSVIYLLISVSIFVAIGFFIAFIVAVKSGQYDDDYTPSVRMLFDDEIKITPQNNNSPTEEKQV
- a CDS encoding heavy metal translocating P-type ATPase metal-binding domain-containing protein, with translation MSDRSCFHCGLTIPKNEEINFDEKRFCCNGCKTVYEIFSLHDLTCYYDFEKSPGATPQDIQGKYDFLDNEAILSKILEFNEGNTAIVSLNIPHIHCSSCIWILENLNRIQSGISTSQVNFPEKRVRITFNSSVVSLKDIANLLSSIGYEPYISLENYETGKNSIDRSLTYKLGVAFFCFGNIMLLSFPEYFEIKEFWLDNYKPFFRILIFVLALPSFLYSASGYYVSAYKSIKSGMLNIDIPIALGIIVMFVRSTFDIFMNYGSGFFDSLTGLVFFMLLGKMFQIKTYSFLSFERDFKSYFPIAVTRINADTSEESVPIYDILKGNRLLIRNQELIPVDGILISESAEIDYSFVTGEAVPITKKSGDKVFAGGKQIGKVVEMEVLHSVSQSYLTQLWSNEIFQKKVFQKHKTITDAISRYFTPILLLIAFGGFGYWIFIDANTAFNVFTAVLIVACPCALALTAPFTFGNILRIMGKQKMYLKNALVIEQLAKVDTIVFDKTGTITTNKKSNILYEGDKLSDDDFMLIKNVLRGSNHPLSRMLYDFLPESKRLIIDDFQEVTGKGIQASVENKTIKIGSAEFVDSPISDLSEIEKTGLHIRINDTYYGKFTFQNQYREGLEKLFLTLSKEYQIKVLSGDNDGERTNLESILPKNTELIFNQKPEQKLEFIKKLQESGKNVMMVGDGLNDAGALAQSNVGISISENVNVFSPACDAILAASEFSRLDYFLKLSEKSITIIKMSFVLSLLYNIVGLSFAISGNLLPLVAAIIMPLSTITIVSFVTLMSNYFSNSNLK